ACTCGGCCACATCGATAGTGGCCACCGCGGTGTGTTCGGCCGGCAACAACTGCCGAAACTTCGGGAACTCCGCGTCAAGCAGGCGGGTGGTGCTGCGCTTGCCGTTGCCGCTGATGCCGAGCAACCCATCCTTCCCGACGCCCATTCCGGCCCCCAGCGACAGACGAACATCGGAACCATCGGTCCCGCCTTTGGCGGCCTCCGCCAGCGTCTTGGCCGGCACCAGCACCGCCGCTTCGACATCGGGTGACAACGCCGACCATGTCAGCTCGCGGACCGCCAGACGAAATCTGTCGGTGGCGGCCAAAACGACCGTCTCACCGGAGATCTCGACCCGGATACCCGTCAGCATGGGCAACGTATCGTCGCGGCCTGCCGCAATGGCGACCTGACCGATCGCCTCGGCGAACAGCTCCGCCGGCAACGTCCCGGTGTCTTCCGGAAGGGTGGGCAGCGTCGGGTAGTCCTCGACCGCCATCGTCGGCAACGAGAACCTGGCATTTCCGCAGGTCAGCGAGACCCGGTTGCCGTCCACATAGAAGTCAACGGGCTTGTTCGGTAGCGCCCGGGTGATGTCGGACAACAACCGTCCAGACACCAAAACTGTTCCGGGAGAATCGATTTCAGCTGCAATCTGTGCCTCGGCGGACACCTCGTAGTCGAATCCGGAGATCGTCAAGCCCCGGTCCGAGGCGGTTAACAACACCCCCGACAACACCGGTACGGCCGGCCGGGTGGGAAGGTTTTTCGCCACCCACGACACCGCATCAGCAAAGGACTCACGCGCCAGCCGAAACTTCAGATCGGTAAGGCCGGCTCTTGTCATCGCCGCGTCCATAGCGTCCCTTCGCCTAACAACGAGTCGAAAATCGATGGCTAGCTTGCCCGCTAGCGTTGGGGCCCCGCTGGCGGACGCCGGTGGCATGCCATCCGACCCGGCGCCCGCAACGGCAGTCGAACAACAACCGTAGAGCTTCTAGCGCCAACTTGAAAGCTAATCGCTAACGGTGACAAGCCTCACCAACCATGCTCGTCCGGCGGCTGTGCTGGGGCCTGTGCAAGAGGTGTCCCCAGCGCCGTACTTCAAAGGGAAAACTACGAAATGATCTCAATATTAGTAGTAAGGGTTGTGCATATTGGGGACAGTTTGGTCTTGACGCTGCTAGGGGTGAGCTGGGGGTGTGGACGAGCGCGTGGATAACTGGGTGCTGTGTGTTGGCGCCCTGGGGATGCAACGGGGCTGTGCACCGAACTACCACGGATTCGGCATGGTTGGCCGACCTTGTACACAAGGATGCGCACACCGCCGGGGATGGGGCTGGTGCGACCGCCGGGAAGGAAGTTGTTTGAAGAAAATTACCGACAGTCAACGCTTGGAGCGCTGCCGTATCCGCGTGGTGAGTTCTTTGACGTGATCAAAAACCTCTCGGCGTTCGGCCATCTCGGACAAGATCTTGCGTTGGGCGTACATGACCGTGGTGTGGTCACGGCCGAACGCCTGGCCGATCTTGGGCAGTGACAGGTCGGTGAGTTCACGGCAAAGGTACATCGCGATTTGCCGCGACTGCGCCAGGGCCCGCGTTTTACCCGGGCCGCGCAATTCTTCCACCGTGGTGTCGAAGTATTCGGCGGTGGCGGCCATGATCGTCGCCGCGCTGATCTGCATGGTGCTGGCGTCGGCGATCAGGTCGCGAAGCACAATCTCGGCTAGGGCCTTGTCGATGGGCGTCTTGTTCAACGAGGCGAACGCGGTGACCCGGA
This is a stretch of genomic DNA from Mycobacterium lacus. It encodes these proteins:
- the dnaN gene encoding DNA polymerase III subunit beta, producing MDAAMTRAGLTDLKFRLARESFADAVSWVAKNLPTRPAVPVLSGVLLTASDRGLTISGFDYEVSAEAQIAAEIDSPGTVLVSGRLLSDITRALPNKPVDFYVDGNRVSLTCGNARFSLPTMAVEDYPTLPTLPEDTGTLPAELFAEAIGQVAIAAGRDDTLPMLTGIRVEISGETVVLAATDRFRLAVRELTWSALSPDVEAAVLVPAKTLAEAAKGGTDGSDVRLSLGAGMGVGKDGLLGISGNGKRSTTRLLDAEFPKFRQLLPAEHTAVATIDVAELTEAIKLVALVADRGAQVRMQFTDGMLRLSAGADDVGRAEEDLAVDFVGEPLTIAFNPNYLTDGLGSLHSERVSFGFTSPGKPALLRPVSDDDCPVTGSGPFPAVPTDYVYLLMPVRLPG